A stretch of Citrobacter amalonaticus Y19 DNA encodes these proteins:
- the umuD gene encoding translesion error-prone DNA polymerase V autoproteolytic subunit produces MKLISVTQQSPGQYPLFSQAVPAGFPSQADDYINEFIDLNEHLIKHPSATYFLRVTGSSMVEARIHDGDLVIVDSSLEAKEGDIVIATVDGDFTIKRLQLSPVPALLPMNSRMSPIYLQENEELAIFGVVTFIVYKAL; encoded by the coding sequence ATGAAACTTATCTCAGTGACACAACAATCTCCTGGTCAATACCCGCTATTCAGTCAGGCTGTACCAGCTGGCTTCCCTAGCCAGGCTGATGACTATATAAATGAATTCATAGACTTAAACGAGCACCTCATCAAACATCCTTCTGCAACTTACTTCTTACGGGTAACGGGTTCATCGATGGTAGAGGCACGTATTCACGATGGCGATCTGGTCATCGTGGATAGCTCACTTGAGGCGAAAGAGGGGGATATTGTGATTGCGACCGTCGATGGTGATTTCACCATTAAAAGGTTGCAGCTAAGCCCGGTTCCAGCGCTACTGCCAATGAATAGCCGGATGTCACCGATCTATCTGCAAGAAAACGAGGAGCTGGCCATTTTTGGCGTGGTGACATTCATCGTGTACAAGGCCTTATGA